A region from the Xenopus laevis strain J_2021 chromosome 4S, Xenopus_laevis_v10.1, whole genome shotgun sequence genome encodes:
- the LOC121393346 gene encoding uncharacterized protein LOC121393346, with amino-acid sequence MSEGTSPGVPNTGAATFAYNDVEINRILAEINTDPMLFEDKPLHTNLAKDLLYVQRKETHITLHVSTLAEYIKLRRIPRGLRLDIRPNLCANDKVLQQKWFEICNKCSIDLMVLTVERLTIKLQETRLAIDELKTKALEELGSQKLTEILVEHNHTLSKLRESIKERKRAKFERDASDYRENRVYSWKEERKWQRSQENQQTGLPASTYRQPRGNQRTTVDLSGRFPEGTLRRQQGPTYTAATSSEDSATSMQASSSSLASSVSFLDPRTATQDSDRKQHHNKGSRGVRGRYPKRTRKQTRF; translated from the exons ATGTCAGAAGGAACTTCGCCCGGCGTACCTAATACAGGAGCCGCAACTTTTGCCTATAACGATGTAGAGATCAACAGAATCCTTGCAGAGATAAATACGGACCCTATGCTGTTTGAAGATAAACCTCTACATACTAACCTGGCAAAAGACCTTCTATATGTACAAAGAAAGGAAACACACATCACTCTACATGTGAGTACCCTAGCCGAATATATTAAACTCAGGCGTATCCCAAGAGGCTTGCGACTAGATATCAGACCTAATCTGTGTGCCAACGACAAAGTGTTGCAACAGAAATGGTTTGAGATTTGTAATAAATGCAGCATTGATCTTATGGTACTCACCGTTGAAAGATTAACCATTAAACTACAAGAAACCCGCCTAGCTATAGATGAACTGAAAACCAAGGCACTGGAAGAACTTGGATCACAAAAACTTACTGAGATACTGGTGGAGCACAACCACACTCTTAGCAAGCTAAGGGAAAGCATCAAAGAAAGAAAGCGCGCCAAGTTTGAACGAGACGCCAGCGACTATAGAGAGAACAGAGTCTACTCATGGAAGGAGGAGCGAAAATGGCAGCGTTCGCAGGAGAACCAGCAGACCGGACTGCCCGCATCCACCTACCGGCAACCACGAGGCAACCAGCGCACTACAGTGGATCTATCCGGGAGATTCCCAGAAGGCACACTGAGAAGGCAGCAGGGACCAACGTATACAGCCGCGACCAGCAGCGAAGACTCGGCAACGTCTATGCAGGCGTCCTCAAGCTCCTTGGCGTCCTCGGTTTCTTTTTTGGATCCGCGCACTGCGACACAAGACAGCGACCGGAAACAGCACCACAACAAAGGATCGAGAGGTGTCAGAGGTCGTTATCCGAAACGGACCCGCAAGCAAACCAG ATTTTGA